The following nucleotide sequence is from Bacteroidota bacterium.
TTATATCCCTTTAAACCTTCCTGAATTTCACCTGAATAACCAATTTCAATCGTTTCTTCCACAGCATTGTGGTCGCGCAATTCCTGTAAACTTCCCTCGGCAATAATTCGCCCCTTATCAATAATTCCAATCCTGTCGCACATTTTTTCTGCCTCCTCCATGTAATGAGTGGTATATAAAATTGTTTTTTTATTTTGATGAAGTTCTGTCAACAATTCATAAATTTTATTTCTGCTTTGTGGGTCGATCCCTACAGTAGGTTCATCCATCAAAATAAGTTCCGGGTCGTGCATTAATGCGCATGCAATATTTATTCTGCGTTTCATTCCGCCGGAATAGGTTTTTATTTTATCCTTTTTTCTATCCTCCAGGCCAACCCAATGAAGCAATTCTCCCGCACGTTGTTTTGCCGCTTTTCCGGTTACTTTGTATAAACTTCCCCAAAATATTAAATTTTCCAACGCCGTGAGCTCTTCATACAGTGCAATTTCCTGAGGCACTATTCCCATTTTTAGTTTTACCTTATTACTTTTTTCATACACATCCATTCCATCAACAAGAATGCGTCCACTATCGGGAGGAATAATGGAACTGATCATATGAATTGTTGTAGTTTTACCGGCACCATTTGGGCCAAGTAATCCGTAAAACATTCCCGAAGGGATTGTCAGTTCGATATTATCAACTGCCTTTAAATGTAAAAATGATTTTGAGATCGCTTCAACTTTTAACATAAACAGGATTATATGGTAAAAATATAACTGTAATCTTACATTTATAAATATAATCGACAAAGCAGTATAAACAGGCGATGAAAATCTAAATTAGTGGTGTGGATCCAAAAATAATGAAAACAACTGTCCAACATAAAAACTGGGACTCCAATTTTTTGGGTTTCCGGGTTGGAGATCTTTACACTCTTTGTGATGAAAATTTTTTATCCCAACAATTAATTAAATATAAGGAAGAAGGATATCGGTTGTTATACTGGAAAATAGAGGAACAGGATGTCGATTCCCTTACAATTGCAAAAAACTTACACTTACACACTTACGATACCAAAGTAACTTACCAGCTCAGTTTAGTAGATAATAAACCTGTAATTCCATCTTACTCCATTGTTCAAAATTATAGTGGCGCAATAACATCAGAACTAATTGAACTCGGAAAACAAAGCGGCGATTTCTCGAGGTTTCATAACGACAAAAATTTTCCTCCTGGAACCTTCGAAAAAATGTATGCTGAATGGATACTTAATTCAT
It contains:
- a CDS encoding ABC transporter ATP-binding protein; the encoded protein is MLKVEAISKSFLHLKAVDNIELTIPSGMFYGLLGPNGAGKTTTIHMISSIIPPDSGRILVDGMDVYEKSNKVKLKMGIVPQEIALYEELTALENLIFWGSLYKVTGKAAKQRAGELLHWVGLEDRKKDKIKTYSGGMKRRINIACALMHDPELILMDEPTVGIDPQSRNKIYELLTELHQNKKTILYTTHYMEEAEKMCDRIGIIDKGRIIAEGSLQELRDHNAVEETIEIGYSGEIQEGLKGYNSTFNNDTHELIVTAKNVKLILPDVVKKCSDAGIDIINIDIKSISLENIFLNLTGRHLRD
- a CDS encoding GNAT family N-acetyltransferase, whose product is MKTTVQHKNWDSNFLGFRVGDLYTLCDENFLSQQLIKYKEEGYRLLYWKIEEQDVDSLTIAKNLHLHTYDTKVTYQLSLVDNKPVIPSYSIVQNYSGAITSELIELGKQSGDFSRFHNDKNFPPGTFEKMYAEWILNSFSAEQSDAIFILEENAIMFGFATVFFNEDDAEIVLIAIEPEYRNKGYAKMLVDHISGYVYAEGYRNLYVVTQEQNIAACKLYERCGFTMIKKEYIYHIWL